A window of Pieris rapae chromosome 22, ilPieRapa1.1, whole genome shotgun sequence genomic DNA:
tattaatctatttattctAACTTTCccatttaacaaatttttcgtatgttttatataaattgcgCCAAAACTTTATTCTATCATGGAGCAATGTATCGTCCATCCTCATTACAGTATCTATAATGAGATACTTCCTTTGTTTAGTGGTCGGCACCCATTTTACTGGCAGCAAATTTGATGTTTTGGGCGTTGGGTCTCTGAAAATATacctttattcatatattttcctTCTAATTCAGTAAACGACTGGTGGCGGAAGGAAGTTTATGTTCTTCCTCCAACCTTAGGAATCTTCTTTGACCCGAGCACTGATTGGGCAGCCCGAATGCCGAGGCTGTAAATGCTGTATGTAAATCGGCATAACgactttttttacttattttatgtcGATAGGTCGGTCGCTAAGACTTATCAGCAGTAACTTTACGGAACAAAATATGAAAGCTATATTTTACCCTTTAGTATATTTAACTAtctctatttaatttatcataaaattaataaaagtattattgcCTTGCTATGGAGTTTGAGGCAGAGAGAGGTACTTTCGAAACGTACAGCGTTCGTAACGGCACCTTATTCAGTAATATTGtactttatgattttatttggaatttgaaAGAAAGACCTCATAATTAACAATCGAACATGATAACAAGTCATCAGTAGCCGCGGTATTCATACAAATGAATATCCTATAGAatgacatattaattatatgttttttttttttttttatagaacagggggcaaacgggcaggaggctcacctgatgttgagtgataccgccgcccatggacaccctcaatgccagagggctcgcgagtgcgttgccggccttttaagaattggtacgctcttttcttgaaggaccctaagtcgaattggttcggaaatacttcagttggcagctggttccacagagtggtggtgcgcggcaaaaactgcctggaaaaacgcgcagttgtggaacggcggacgtcgaggtgatacgggtggaatttcgtattctgcctcgacgtccgatgatgaaactcagctgcaggtattaatccgaacaactcctctgaacactctccatggtaaatgcggtagaagatgcagagagaccccacatctctacgcaacgccaaaggatcaagccgcttggagagattttggtcgtcaacgattcgaaccgctcttcgttgaatacggtcaagtggaagaagctggtactggggagcacccgcccaaaggtgggaacagtactccatgtggggccgaatttgcgctttatatagttgcaagcggtggcccggagtgaagtaccgtctcgccctgctgagcacaccgagctttttggaggctaattttgcctttccctccaagtgaccgcgaaactgaacgtcgttcgatatgtcaacgccaagtattccaatgctggctgtggctttaaggagagtgttttcgaaaagaggagtagcgacaaagggtgtttttttagcggaaaacgcgcaaacttgtgtctttttggggttaaattggactaggtttagtctgccccagtcagagactccacgtagtagggtttctacttcagacacaagtttgttccggtactcatcgacatctgcccgagaaatacttgcccggccagtgtaaagagtgtccccagtgctgtcatccgcatagcagtgaatgttgctaagttgcaacatatcattgatatgcagaagaaacagggtcggggataaaacacagccttgtgggaccccagcgttcacgggtttaaggtcggaacatgctccgtcgatgacgaccttgatgctccgatcggccagaaagctggagatccaatcgcataatttctcgggaagcccataggctggaagcttcgagagcagtgctctgtgccacatGTAATAATATCTGAATAAAGCTTTACAATTACCCATATTTCGCAAAATCGGTCCACATTTTTACCATTCTGTCAACCAAAAGTTGATCGCTATCGCTCGTCTTCTCCAAAcatgtcattttaaataaatatccaagATCGTCGCCATGCGTTGTTGCTTCCACAGATATGTTTCTCATCACCTTCATTAGATTTCTATTTCCAGAgtaagaaaatacatattggTATATCTGTAAaagtgaatatatatatacggaTATCAAAAATGTCATCCCACTGAtaacgatttaaaaatgttcttaTCTTACCTTTTTGGCTCCACTAcccaagtatttattaatggtCCGATCCGTTGGATAGTTGAAATATAAATCGCTAAAGAActtcaaaacattttcatattcATCTTGACCCTCTTTTTCATGTATATCATAGTATCTTTTTATTCTATCAACAATATCATCATTGTGCTCAAAAcctatattcaaattaattttaaccacATCTTTACTATCGATAGCATTATAGGGTAAACAAATTTCTTTTGCATATTCCCTTTTAGTGTTTCCAatcaaaacagttttattacttaaatctaGCTTCATATTGACTGGATGTTCGTGTAGAAAGCCTTTGACTCCAGCGAAACGTTTTTCTATACATGGCCTGAAAACCAAGGACTTAGTTGCAGTAGCAACTGCTTGGACATCGACTTTGGCCAAAAACTTTATAGCATCATTTAATGTAGTTGCTTCATAGCCTAATGTCTTGGCTATTTTGATGGGTTTCTTTGTATCTGCCTCGCCAATGCCTCCTGGTACAAATGCTGATCCGCTTTGCAAGATAAATTGGTTGAATAAATGAGGATTGGCATAGACATGAAACTCAGTACTCATGGCACCGGAGCTGTGTCCCAAAATTGTAATTCTATTAGAATTTCCACCGAAATTCtctatattttcctttatcCACTGCAATGCTAATGTTTGGTCCTTCAGACCCTGATTACCAGGTATTTCGGGCGTATCTAAACAAAGAAAACCATAGGCACCAGATCTATAGTTGAATGTTACCACGATAACATTGTTTTGTACGAAAAATTCTGGTATGTATACAGCATAACTTCCAATTCGACCAGCATGGCCGAATCTGTATTGGCCGCCATAGATGAACACGATCACGGGAAGTCTCTTTCCTTTACGAGGcgcatatat
This region includes:
- the LOC111001782 gene encoding juvenile hormone esterase-like isoform X1; the protein is MSNTLWNLIIITLIAYYTQIIYNEWSRPMVLTKNGWIRGLRSEEGYDLYLGIPYAKVREDNPFTTSSPYPRWKEIFDASDNTKLCPHVEEALKVPVGTLQCLNLHIYAPRKGKRLPVIVFIYGGQYRFGHAGRIGSYAVYIPEFFVQNNVIVVTFNYRSGAYGFLCLDTPEIPGNQGLKDQTLALQWIKENIENFGGNSNRITILGHSSGAMSTEFHVYANPHLFNQFILQSGSAFVPGGIGEADTKKPIKIAKTLGYEATTLNDAIKFLAKVDVQAVATATKSLVFRPCIEKRFAGVKGFLHEHPVNMKLDLSNKTVLIGNTKREYAKEICLPYNAIDSKDVVKINLNIGFEHNDDIVDRIKRYYDIHEKEGQDEYENVLKFFSDLYFNYPTDRTINKYLGSGAKKIYQYVFSYSGNRNLMKVMRNISVEATTHGDDLGYLFKMTCLEKTSDSDQLLVDRMVKMWTDFAKYGDPTPKTSNLLPVKWVPTTKQRKYLIIDTVMRMDDTLLHDRIKFWRNLYKTYEKFVKWES
- the LOC111001782 gene encoding juvenile hormone esterase-like isoform X2 translates to MVLTKNGWIRGLRSEEGYDLYLGIPYAKVREDNPFTTSSPYPRWKEIFDASDNTKLCPHVEEALKVPVGTLQCLNLHIYAPRKGKRLPVIVFIYGGQYRFGHAGRIGSYAVYIPEFFVQNNVIVVTFNYRSGAYGFLCLDTPEIPGNQGLKDQTLALQWIKENIENFGGNSNRITILGHSSGAMSTEFHVYANPHLFNQFILQSGSAFVPGGIGEADTKKPIKIAKTLGYEATTLNDAIKFLAKVDVQAVATATKSLVFRPCIEKRFAGVKGFLHEHPVNMKLDLSNKTVLIGNTKREYAKEICLPYNAIDSKDVVKINLNIGFEHNDDIVDRIKRYYDIHEKEGQDEYENVLKFFSDLYFNYPTDRTINKYLGSGAKKIYQYVFSYSGNRNLMKVMRNISVEATTHGDDLGYLFKMTCLEKTSDSDQLLVDRMVKMWTDFAKYGDPTPKTSNLLPVKWVPTTKQRKYLIIDTVMRMDDTLLHDRIKFWRNLYKTYEKFVKWES
- the LOC111001782 gene encoding esterase B1-like isoform X3, translated to MSNTLWNLIIITLIAYYTQIIYNEWSRPMVLTKNGWIRGLRSEEGYDLYLGIPYAKVREDNPFTTSSPYPRWKEIFDASDNTKLCPHVEEALKVPVGTLQCLNLHIYAPRKGKRLPVIVFIYGGQYRFGHAGRIGSYAVYIPEFFVQNNVIVVTFNYRSGAYGFLCLDTPEIPGNQGLKDQTLALQWIKENIENFGGNSNRITILGHSSGAMSTEFHVYANPHLFNQFILQSGSAFVPGGIGEADTKKPIKIAKTLGYEATTLNDAIKFLAKVDVQAVATATKSLVFRPCIEKRFAGVKGFLHEHPVNMKLDLSNKTVLIGNTKREYAKEICLPYNAIDSKDVVKINLNIGFEHNDDIVDRIKRYYDIHEKEGQDEYENVLKFFSDLYFNYPTDRTINKYLGSGAKKIYQYVFSYSGNRNLMKVMRNISVEATTHGDDLGYLFKMTCLEKTSDSDQLLVDRMRPNAQNIKFAASKMGADH